A single Brachybacterium sillae DNA region contains:
- a CDS encoding alpha/beta hydrolase encodes MSARPSRTTTALIAGGVAAAGGALAVTGALLASAQINGPWRPKMFYTFTPFELQVPAEDIRYPSEDGVRLAAWWLPQPGATHTVICSHGFRGSRADLLGIGTGLWRAGANVLLHDFRGSGASTDGPRSLAHYEQADLRAAIGWVQQHAPGTRIDLVGYSMGAAVSLLVAARDERVDAVVADSSFADMAGVIRAAAAGYHVPGGVVPLVDLATRWRYGYSFAQVRPVDVIGQVARRIPVLLFHSTADTVVPVEHGQRLAEAAGPSARLVLTPGADHCGSYFADRPGYIATVAEFLRIR; translated from the coding sequence ATGTCCGCTCGCCCGTCCCGCACCACCACGGCTCTGATCGCCGGCGGAGTGGCCGCCGCGGGTGGGGCGCTCGCGGTGACCGGGGCGCTTCTCGCGTCGGCGCAGATCAACGGGCCGTGGCGCCCGAAGATGTTCTACACCTTCACCCCCTTCGAACTGCAGGTGCCGGCCGAGGATATCCGCTATCCGTCGGAGGACGGCGTGCGTCTGGCGGCCTGGTGGCTGCCCCAGCCGGGGGCGACCCACACCGTGATCTGCTCCCACGGTTTCCGCGGCAGCCGCGCGGACCTGCTCGGCATCGGCACCGGCCTGTGGCGGGCGGGGGCGAACGTGCTGCTGCACGACTTCCGCGGCAGCGGGGCCTCGACCGACGGACCCCGCTCCCTGGCCCACTACGAACAGGCCGACCTGCGGGCGGCGATCGGGTGGGTGCAGCAGCACGCCCCGGGCACCCGGATCGATCTGGTCGGGTACTCGATGGGCGCCGCGGTGAGTCTGCTGGTCGCCGCCCGGGACGAGCGCGTCGATGCGGTGGTGGCCGACTCGTCCTTCGCCGACATGGCCGGGGTGATCCGGGCGGCCGCCGCCGGATACCACGTGCCCGGCGGGGTGGTGCCGCTGGTGGACCTCGCCACCCGGTGGCGCTACGGCTACTCCTTCGCCCAGGTGCGGCCGGTGGACGTCATCGGGCAGGTCGCCCGCCGCATCCCGGTGCTGCTGTTCCACTCCACGGCGGACACCGTGGTGCCCGTCGAGCACGGGCAGCGGCTCGCGGAGGCGGCGGGTCCGTCGGCGCGGTTGGTCCTCACCCCCGGTGCGGACCACTGCGGCTCCTACTTCGCCGACCGGCCCGGCTACATCGCGACGGTGGCGGAGTTCCTCCGGATCCGCTGA
- a CDS encoding LLM class flavin-dependent oxidoreductase encodes MQFGIFSIADITPDPTTGRVPTENERLRSIVKQAQLAEEMGLDVFALGEHHNPPFVTSSPTTTLAYIGARTERIILSTATTLITTNDPVKIAEDYAMLQHLTGGRVDLVMGRGNTGPVYPWFGQDIRKGVELAIENYDLLRRLWREDVVDWQGHFRTPLQQFTSTPRPLDGVPPFVWHGSIRSPQIAEQAAYYGDGFLHNNIFWPIQHTKQMVQLYRERYEHYGHGTAAQAIVGLGGQAFMRPNSQDAVREFRPYFDHAPVYGGGPSLEDFSRMTPLTVGSPEQVVERYLTFADEVGDYQRQLFLMDHAGLPEKTVLEQIELLGTQVVPALRKELDARRPADVPDGPTHASLVAAAEAERGAFDDTYRFETGDNWTGLRAEDHPEQQQAGRR; translated from the coding sequence ATGCAGTTCGGCATCTTCTCCATCGCAGACATCACCCCGGACCCCACCACCGGTCGGGTCCCCACCGAGAACGAGCGCCTGCGCTCGATCGTGAAGCAGGCCCAGCTCGCCGAAGAGATGGGCCTGGACGTCTTCGCCCTCGGCGAGCACCACAACCCGCCGTTCGTGACGTCCTCCCCCACCACCACGCTGGCGTACATCGGTGCCCGCACCGAACGCATCATCCTGTCCACCGCGACCACCCTGATCACCACCAACGACCCGGTGAAGATCGCCGAGGACTATGCGATGCTGCAGCACCTCACCGGTGGCCGCGTCGACCTGGTGATGGGTCGCGGCAACACCGGCCCCGTCTACCCGTGGTTCGGCCAGGACATCCGCAAGGGCGTGGAGCTCGCCATCGAGAACTACGACCTGCTGCGCCGGTTGTGGCGGGAGGACGTCGTCGACTGGCAGGGCCACTTCCGCACCCCGCTGCAGCAGTTCACCTCCACCCCGCGCCCCCTCGACGGGGTTCCGCCGTTCGTGTGGCACGGGTCGATCCGCTCCCCGCAGATCGCCGAGCAGGCCGCCTACTACGGTGACGGCTTCCTGCACAACAACATCTTCTGGCCCATCCAGCACACCAAGCAGATGGTGCAGCTGTACCGCGAACGCTACGAGCACTACGGCCACGGCACCGCGGCCCAGGCGATCGTCGGCCTCGGCGGGCAGGCGTTCATGCGACCCAACAGCCAGGACGCCGTGCGCGAGTTCCGGCCCTACTTCGACCATGCCCCCGTCTACGGCGGCGGCCCCTCGCTCGAGGACTTCTCCCGCATGACCCCGCTCACCGTCGGCTCCCCGGAGCAGGTCGTCGAGCGGTACCTGACCTTCGCCGACGAGGTCGGCGACTACCAGCGGCAACTGTTCCTCATGGACCATGCCGGTCTGCCCGAGAAGACGGTCCTGGAGCAGATCGAACTGCTCGGCACCCAGGTGGTGCCGGCGCTGCGCAAGGAGCTCGACGCCCGCCGTCCGGCCGATGTCCCCGACGGCCCCACCCACGCCTCACTGGTGGCCGCGGCCGAGGCCGAGCGCGGCGCCTTCGACGACACGTACCGCTTCGAGACCGGTGACAACTGGACCGGTCTGCGGGCCGAGGACCACCCCGAGCAGCAGCAGGCGGGCCGTCGATGA
- a CDS encoding DedA family protein, whose translation MDITELSMDIIRTLGGPGIALLLAAEALFPPIPGEVLLPFVGVTAAAEGRGVLAPILWTTTGSVLGGLGVYGIGRGLGLRRARGLADGVPLLDPADVDTAVRFFDRHGTAAVITARFVPVVRTFISVPAGIERMPVALFALATGIGSGIWNGVFVTVGYLFGTAGGDALQRFVQIYSTVLAVIAAVAIAGFVRRRLRDRRQQVGRSTLEP comes from the coding sequence ATGGACATCACCGAGCTCTCCATGGACATCATCCGCACCCTCGGCGGCCCCGGCATCGCCCTGCTGCTGGCCGCCGAAGCACTGTTCCCGCCGATCCCCGGGGAGGTGCTGCTGCCGTTCGTCGGAGTCACCGCCGCTGCGGAGGGTCGCGGTGTGCTCGCCCCGATCCTGTGGACCACCACTGGGTCGGTCCTCGGCGGCCTCGGGGTGTACGGCATCGGGCGCGGCCTCGGCCTACGCCGGGCACGCGGCCTGGCGGACGGCGTACCGCTGCTGGATCCCGCCGACGTCGACACCGCCGTGCGGTTCTTCGATCGTCATGGCACGGCCGCGGTGATCACCGCCCGGTTCGTGCCGGTGGTGCGCACCTTCATCTCCGTGCCCGCCGGGATCGAACGCATGCCCGTGGCACTGTTCGCCCTGGCCACCGGGATCGGCTCCGGCATCTGGAACGGCGTCTTCGTGACGGTCGGGTACCTGTTCGGCACCGCCGGGGGTGACGCCCTGCAGCGGTTCGTCCAGATCTATTCCACGGTGCTGGCGGTGATCGCGGCCGTGGCGATCGCCGGGTTCGTGCGACGGCGCCTACGGGACCGCCGCCAGCAGGTGGGGCGCTCTACCCTGGAGCCGTGA
- a CDS encoding DUF4184 family protein — MPYTLAHPLFAVPLRRLGLPVAGLAIGAMTPDVPLFLGSAGPRTTASLTALGLTYEHTHTIPGILIACLGTGAVLWALWLLVRWPLADALPRRLRDGLVISPTPTPTTPAGVLRAVVALWMGAATHVGLDQFTHEGGWAWRNVAWFREVHAGLPGTSWLQYGLSLLGSMGVALLILRALHTAWLRGADTSDPRPVRHSGQVPARWLVRAALLGGLAAGLTSSTSAVLTGPLTSAVFTTVTRVPLLLGLALCAAALVWHLLRPDIPADRARASRPDDLVRVPAGR, encoded by the coding sequence ATGCCCTACACGCTCGCCCATCCACTGTTCGCGGTGCCGCTGCGGCGCCTGGGTCTGCCTGTCGCGGGTCTCGCGATCGGGGCGATGACCCCGGATGTGCCGCTGTTCCTCGGCAGCGCGGGCCCGCGTACCACGGCGTCTCTGACGGCGCTGGGGCTCACCTATGAGCACACGCACACGATCCCCGGGATCCTCATCGCGTGCCTGGGGACCGGCGCGGTGCTGTGGGCGCTGTGGCTGCTGGTGCGGTGGCCCCTCGCCGACGCCCTGCCCCGACGCCTCCGCGACGGACTGGTGATCTCTCCGACGCCGACGCCCACCACCCCCGCCGGGGTGCTGCGCGCCGTGGTCGCGCTGTGGATGGGGGCGGCGACGCATGTGGGCCTCGATCAGTTCACCCATGAGGGTGGCTGGGCGTGGCGGAACGTCGCATGGTTCCGGGAGGTGCATGCGGGATTGCCGGGAACGAGTTGGCTGCAGTACGGCCTGTCACTGCTGGGTTCGATGGGGGTGGCGCTGCTGATCCTGCGGGCCCTGCACACGGCGTGGCTGCGTGGCGCCGACACCTCCGACCCGCGCCCCGTGCGGCACTCCGGCCAGGTCCCCGCCCGCTGGCTGGTGCGGGCGGCGCTGCTCGGTGGGCTGGCGGCGGGACTGACGTCCTCCACCTCGGCCGTGCTCACCGGCCCACTCACGTCGGCGGTGTTCACCACCGTGACCCGCGTGCCGCTGCTGCTGGGCCTGGCACTGTGCGCGGCCGCGCTGGTGTGGCACCTGCTGCGGCCCGACATTCCCGCCGACCGCGCTCGGGCGTCTCGCCCCGATGACCTCGTCAGGGTCCCGGCGGGGCGCTGA
- a CDS encoding CE1759 family FMN reductase has protein sequence MSARRIVVLTAGLSTPSTTRMLGDQLARAARDALGARGDQVQIHTVELREMAHELTDALLTRVPGENLAAVIEQIRAADAVIAVSPIFNTGASALFKMFFDAVDVELWQGRTVLLGATAGSARHSLALEYALRPMFVYLKAQVVPTAVFAASEDFGGIGEESRSLADRARCAGEELAELVVGRTVSSTTGSADARREDGDGNDSHGEDTAAERSARGRGLDAEFSDFTPMDQLLGRG, from the coding sequence ATGAGCGCGCGCCGAATCGTCGTCCTCACCGCAGGGCTCTCCACCCCCAGCACCACCCGCATGCTCGGCGACCAGCTCGCCCGCGCCGCCCGGGACGCCCTCGGGGCCCGCGGGGACCAGGTGCAGATCCACACCGTCGAGCTGCGGGAGATGGCCCACGAGCTCACCGACGCCCTGCTCACCCGCGTCCCCGGGGAGAACCTCGCGGCGGTGATCGAGCAGATCCGCGCCGCGGACGCCGTCATCGCGGTCTCCCCCATCTTCAACACCGGCGCGAGCGCCCTGTTCAAGATGTTCTTCGACGCGGTGGATGTGGAGCTGTGGCAGGGGCGCACCGTGCTGCTCGGCGCCACCGCCGGCAGCGCCCGGCACTCCCTCGCCCTGGAATACGCGCTGCGGCCGATGTTCGTGTACCTCAAGGCCCAGGTGGTCCCCACCGCCGTCTTCGCCGCCAGCGAGGACTTCGGCGGTATCGGCGAGGAGAGCCGCTCCCTCGCCGATCGTGCCCGCTGCGCCGGGGAGGAGCTCGCCGAGCTCGTCGTCGGGCGCACCGTCTCATCGACCACCGGTTCCGCGGACGCGCGGCGGGAGGACGGCGACGGGAACGACAGTCATGGGGAGGACACTGCGGCGGAACGCAGCGCCCGCGGCCGTGGCCTCGATGCGGAGTTCTCCGACTTCACCCCCATGGATCAGCTGCTCGGCCGCGGCTGA
- a CDS encoding NAD-dependent protein deacetylase produces the protein MTSSSSPAHPAADVGRWFSTATSPAPGTRGLPRMPRWDPIPSDQYGHVSPRAERLAALRLLQGRPVAVLTGAGISTGSGLPDYRGRDSVPRSPMTFQEFTGSDLARRRYWARSTVGWEHFGRARPNAAHRALSTLQTLTPITAVITQNVDGLHERAGSHPVIDLHGRLDTVRCLDCGALSSRAALHDRLLRMNPEVARRLPHLAADAAQAPDGDAEVDRTASFRYPECPLCGGVVKPDVVFFGESAHREVVARAAQAVASADALLVLGSSLSVQSGLRFVRQASRAAMPVVIVNDGPTRGDALATARIHGRLEDVLAEWVDELRLSAPPGP, from the coding sequence GTGACGAGCTCGTCCTCCCCCGCGCACCCCGCGGCGGACGTCGGCCGATGGTTCTCCACCGCCACCTCCCCCGCCCCCGGCACCCGCGGACTGCCGCGCATGCCCCGTTGGGACCCGATCCCCTCGGACCAGTACGGCCACGTGAGCCCCCGGGCCGAGCGCCTCGCCGCCCTGCGACTGCTGCAGGGTCGGCCAGTCGCGGTGCTGACAGGGGCGGGCATCTCCACCGGGTCCGGGCTGCCCGACTACCGCGGCCGTGACAGCGTGCCCCGCTCCCCCATGACCTTCCAGGAGTTCACCGGCTCTGACCTGGCGCGACGCCGATACTGGGCACGCTCCACCGTCGGCTGGGAGCACTTCGGGCGGGCCCGCCCCAACGCCGCCCACCGGGCCCTCTCCACTCTGCAGACCCTCACCCCGATCACGGCGGTTATCACCCAGAACGTGGATGGTCTGCACGAGCGGGCCGGGTCGCATCCCGTGATCGACCTTCACGGCCGCCTCGACACCGTCCGCTGCCTCGACTGCGGGGCCCTCAGTTCCCGCGCCGCCCTGCACGACCGGCTGTTGCGGATGAACCCCGAGGTGGCGCGGCGGCTGCCGCACCTGGCGGCCGACGCGGCCCAGGCTCCTGACGGCGATGCCGAGGTCGACCGCACCGCGTCCTTCCGGTACCCCGAATGCCCGCTGTGCGGTGGGGTGGTGAAACCGGACGTGGTGTTCTTCGGGGAATCCGCGCACCGCGAGGTCGTGGCGCGGGCCGCACAGGCGGTCGCGTCGGCGGACGCGCTGCTGGTGTTGGGATCCAGCCTGAGCGTGCAATCGGGGCTGCGGTTCGTGCGGCAGGCGTCCCGGGCCGCGATGCCCGTGGTGATCGTCAACGACGGACCCACGCGGGGGGACGCCCTGGCGACCGCCCGGATCCACGGCCGCCTCGAGGACGTCCTCGCGGAATGGGTCGATGAGCTGCGGCTCAGCGCCCCGCCGGGACCCTGA